The Propionispora hippei DSM 15287 genome includes the window GTCTGGCTGCATTGAAGAAATTGGTTGACAGCAATTTCGGCGAATAATCATCCTTGGAATGCTAAATTAATGTTTGAAAGGCAGGTCTGGTTGTGGCTAAAGTTTTACATGGTAAAGGGGTAGTAACGGGCGTTGCAGTAGGTCAAGTAAAAATATTAACAACGGATTTGACAGCTTATCTTGACAGCTATAATGCAGGTACGCCTGCTGAAGAAATTGAAAAATTAAAAGCTTCCATAGTAATTGCAACAGAGGAAATACAAAAGATTGTTGATAAAGCGCATAAAGCCGGCGAGGAAAACCAAGCCGCTATTATGGAAGCACATATTCAAATATTGAATGATCCTGTGTTTGAAACCAGTATTTTTGACCGGATTGAGAAATCCATGTCAGCGCCGCGGGCGATGCTGGCTGCCGGGGAAGAATACGCATCGATGTTTGAGTCGATGAATAATGAGTACTTTAAAGAACGGGCAGCCGATGTCCGTGACGTCAGCAAGCGGGTTGTCCGGCACATTCTCGGGATTAAAGGCGTAGAGTTCGGTGATGAACCGATTATTTTATGTGCCGCCGAAATCGAACCGTCCGTTATGGCCGACATTCCGATTGAGAAAGTGCAAGGGGTTATTCTAGGCACAGGCAGTACGACTTCTCATGCAGTTATTATCGCTAAGTCCCGCGGCTTGGTTACCGTGGTAGGTTTGGCTGAGTTCCTCGGTGATATCACCGATGGTGAACAGATTATTCTTGACGGCTATTCCGGTGAGGTTATTCTTTCGCCTGAGCAGGAACGCCTGTCCGAATATAAAACCATGTTGGAAGAACAGCAGGAACAACGGCGTCGTGACCTTGAAAATGTTAAGCTTCCGGCAGTTACGACCGATGGTGTCAAAGTACAGTTGGCGGCTAACATTGGCGGTCCGGCTGATATGGATAACGCCTTGAAATTCGGTTGTGAAGGGATCGGCTTGTTTCGTACTGAGTTCCTGTTCATGGGTCGTGAAAACATTCCGACCGAAGAAGAACAATTTAACGCATACAAGCAAG containing:
- the ptsP gene encoding phosphoenolpyruvate--protein phosphotransferase codes for the protein MAKVLHGKGVVTGVAVGQVKILTTDLTAYLDSYNAGTPAEEIEKLKASIVIATEEIQKIVDKAHKAGEENQAAIMEAHIQILNDPVFETSIFDRIEKSMSAPRAMLAAGEEYASMFESMNNEYFKERAADVRDVSKRVVRHILGIKGVEFGDEPIILCAAEIEPSVMADIPIEKVQGVILGTGSTTSHAVIIAKSRGLVTVVGLAEFLGDITDGEQIILDGYSGEVILSPEQERLSEYKTMLEEQQEQRRRDLENVKLPAVTTDGVKVQLAANIGGPADMDNALKFGCEGIGLFRTEFLFMGRENIPTEEEQFNAYKQVAEKCGEHICVIRTMDIGGDKPLPYLQVEEEENPFLGYRALRISLQRPDVFIPQLKALLRAAIYGQIAIMLPMVIGIGEIRKAKAFLEQAKEELRKEGKEFADNVPVGIMIETPAAAVTADLLAKECDFFSIGTNDLVQYTLAVDRGNVQVSPLYNQFHPAVLKLIANTIKAAHDHGIWAGMCGEMAGDPLATALLVAMGMDELSMSAPAIPRVKEIVRKLSSEQCKQTLDEVLAMNDADEVRDYLRKKFTVKHK